The DNA region ACCCTGGCAGAAGGCCGTGTAACCTTCGATTTACCAGCAACGACGGAAGTGGTCGCCAGATCATTGGACATCAAGAATATAACCTTATTGAGTATGGAGATGAAAGCTGCAATGCAGAGCGGTACTTCATCAGGCGATCATTATGTTACCTTCGCTACAGATACCACAAAAATTGTTGATTACAGGGCCAAATATGGAAGTAGCGCACTTTTACTTCCAACCTCAACCTATCTTTATTACAAACCAACTGTAGCGATCTCCGCCGGAAGTACGACTTCCGAACCTGCAGTGCTTAATCTCAGCTATCAAACCGCATTGAGAGCCCACAGCACTTATGTTCTTCCACTGGTAATTGCAGCGGTTGACGGACAGGTTCAAGATCCGAAAACCCGAAGGGTAGTGTATTATGTATTTAATACGGGCGATGCACTTTATGTAGACCATACCGGATATACACTAACGGCCACAGCTTCATCCACATCAGGAACAAACGTGGCCGGAAGAGCTGTAGATGCAGCAACGGGTACAACTTACTGGGCCAGCGCTACTACAGCCACATTGCCACAATGGGTAAGTATCAATTTTGGAAGGGATGTTACGTTTTCAGGACTGGATTATTTCTTTCCAACTGCAGTAACACCAACACTTGGGGGCTATACAACTTCTGCTAAAGTTGAAACGAGTTCAAACGGCACAACATGGACGGATAAAGGCACTTATACAGTGGATGTTAACAACGCCGCGAAGAAACAAACTATCGATCTACCGTCAGTAACTACCGCCAGATATCTCCGTTTCACCATTTTGACGTCAACCCCATATGTATCAGGTGCCAATACATATAGCATTGGTTTTGTGGGTGGAATAGTTTTAAGAAATTAATCGAAGACAACTCGTACCTATAAATATTAAAAATGAAAAAATTACTGATTTCACTTTCAATGCTACTCCCTTTTTTTGTGTCAGCGCAAAAAGGATACACGCTAAGCGGGAAAGTTCCTCAACTGAAAGAACCCGCTAAAGCTTACCTGGCCTTTTACAAAGACGCGGCCTGGCGGGAAACAGATTCTGTGGAGATTAAAAATGGAAAGTTCGAGTTTAACGGCAACTTAGCCGAGCCTCAAACCGCTATTATTGCGATCAGACGAAGCGGAGCACAACAGTCTGGAAAACAGAATGATTACCAAAGTTTCATCATCGAAAATTCGAAAATTAGCATCGAGGGAAAAGATTCAATCTATAACGCTAAAATTACTGGTTCAGTTGCCGAAAAAGAAAATAGCGAACGCGAAGCGATGATTAAACCCATCACCGATAAGATCATTCACCTGCAGAACTTTTATGGTAAAAAAGATCAGGCTGGTGTTTATCAAAAATCAATTGAGGATCGAAAAAAGGCTGGCGATAGCATTTCAAAACTGGTGGTCAAAATCAAAAGTATCAACAGGCAGTTTGTAGAAAATCACCTTAATTCTTTTGCTGGTTTATTGGCTTATTCAACACATGTTTTGGATAGTAAGTTCGATCCGGTAGATGCAGAATCACTTTTGCATCGGTTTTCTCCTGAATTACAGGCATCTCCTTTAGGCCAAAGCGCAATCAACAGAATTGAAATCGGCAAACGCCGCCAACAAGGTGCAAAAGCAACAGATTTTACGCAAAACGATGTTAACGGTAAACCATTTACACTTTCTTCATTACGTGGCAAATATGTATTGGTTGATTTTTGGGCAAGTTGGTGTGTACCCTGCAGGGCCGAAAATCCGAATGTAGTTAAAGCGTATAATGCATTAAAGGGCGATAAATTCGAAATCGTGAGTGTTTCGTTAGATGCCGGAAAAGACTCGTGGTTAAATGCCATCAAAACAGATGGAATGCCGTGGATTCATGTCAGCGACCTCAAGTATTGGAAAAATGATGTAGCCGTAATGTATGGTATCAGTTCTGTACCGCAGAATTTACTGATTGATCCAAATGGCATCATCATCGCTAAAAACCTAAGAGGTGAAGACTTAACTGATCAACTTCGAAAATTTATCAAACCATAAAGTTTAAATAAAAAATAACAATTAATCGGATTATGAAAAAACTTATGCTCGCTGTTTTAACACTTTTAGCTGTTGGCAGCAAAGCTCAGGATAAATTTACCATCACCGGAACGTTACCAAATGCCGGAACTGATAAAAAGCTCATCCTCAGTTATATTAATCAGGAAGGTAAAAACAGCAAAGACAGTACATTGTTGCAAGATGGAAAGTTTACCTTTAATGGTTTAACCGCCTTTGGAAACAGGGCCTATTTAGAATTAAAACCCGCTCAAAGCGAAGCAGGCAAAAAAAGCCGTACTGATTTTAAAGAATTTTACCTGGAAAAAGGAAATACAACCGTTACAGGGAAAGACAGTATTGCCAACTCATCGATAACGGGAACGAAGCTTCAAAGTGAAAACCTGGCTTACCACGAAAAAATGGACCCGATACAGGCAGAGTATCAAAAGATTGTGGCTAGATATTTCAAAGCCAAAGCTGCGAAAGATTCTGTTGAACTGAAGCAAATTTCGGTAGATGCGAAGCCTGTTATGGCTAATATGGAAGCAACACTCGATCATTTCATCTCCAATAATCCTGATTCATATTTAACCGCCGACCTGGTATTGGGAAATAAAATGGCCGTTATTGATGTGGTTAAATTTGAACCCATTTATAGCAAACTGAGCAAAAGAGTACTAGCTAGCTTTACCGGAAAAAAAATAACAGACAAATACGAAAAGGCTAAACAATTTGCTATTGGCAAAAGCATCGATTTTACACTTCCGGATAAGGATGGGAACGAATTTAAATTATCATCATTAAAAGGGAAATACGTTTTGGTCGATTTTTGGGCGAGTTGGTGTGTGCCATGCAGGGCAGAAAATCCTTTTTTGTTAAAGGCTTATGGCGAACTTAAAGATAAAAACTTTGAAATTGTCGGGGTATCGTTAGATGATAAAAGGGCAAACTGGTTAAGCGCTGTCAAAGCAGATAATTTACCCTGGAAACAGGTAAGCGATGTAAAAGGTTTCAAAACAGAGGTGGCAGTTCGTTTCGGCATAACCGCCATCCCCCAAAATGTGCTTATAGATCCTTCGGGCAAAGTAATCGCCAAAGATTTAAGAGGGGAAAATGTGAACAAACTGATAGCAGCTCACATTAAATAAGTATTCCAGCGTTGTTAAATGGCCAAGGATTTTACAATAATCGCAGTTAATTAATTGTGCGCATTTGTAAAATGATAGCCGTTCAGGAGCAGTATTTTTTAGCTCCCGGGCTTAGAAAAATTGGATCTGTGCAATGCAATAATTTTCATCAGGTTCTATTTTAAAAAAACCAACTGAAGTAACGCAAAAAAGAACGGGCATAGCCCGTTCTTTTCATTTAAGCCAATCACAAAGCTATTGTAGATTCGGCGTTAAATCCGCTAGAATGATTTTCTCTTTGATGAATAGGCATCATCGAATAGGCTTTGGCTTGTCGGCCGATCTTAGGTTCCAATCACATTGATCAATCAGCTTCAATTTTCCGCGTCCACCAGACACCTCAATATGATTGATCCCGTCGCTTAGCTTCAGGTTGTCCCACTGAATGATGTGCAAGTCGTTAGCTTTTTCTTCACTGATAAAAACACCATTTACCCAGAGTTTTGCACTGTTTGCCGTGCTGAACACTTTTACATGCGTAAGCGACCTGCTTCGCTCGATATTCCTTTTTTCAGCAATATAAAGCATGGGCTCGGGGTTCCAATTGGCTTTGTAAAAGTAAAATGCATCTTTTTTTATGCCCCTGTCATAAGTAACCAGGCCTTTATCATTAATTGCATTCTTATCTCCCTCTGTCCGAATGGAGGAGCCGAAATCTGCCAGCACCCAAATAAACTTGCCCCAAATGAATGGCCTTTTCTTAAACGCTGCCCAATGTTGTTCGTGAAATGCCGTTTGCCATTCCTCCGGATGAAATCTGCCCTTTGGTGAGGGTTTCTCTAACACTTCCATGTGTTTAAAGGGACTGGCACCTGCGCCATATTCACTTACTGCGATCGACTTTTGAGGTAATTCTCCATGTACCTTGTCTGCCCAGGCGCCCACTTCATCGAAATAACCGTCATACCACCCAAAATACTGGTTCCATCCCATCAAATCTGTCAGATCAGAAAATTCGCGGGTCCCTAAATTGGAGGCCAACGTAGTTAAACGACCGGGATCCTCTTTCTTAGCGAGTGCATTAAGTTCTCTTATAAACGGTTGCGGGTCATCGTAATCCAGTTTCAATTCATTAAATATCCCCCAGAAACAAATAGCGGGATGGTTATAGTTCTGCCGGATCAGCTCGGTAAGCATCGTTCGGGCATTATCTTCCAGATTGCCGTTCTTTACATAGCCCGTACCGCTATAGCCTCCGGGCCCCACAAAGGGAATTTCTGACCACACTACAATGCCATTCTGATCGCAAAGGTCGTAAAAGTGCCTGTTTTGAGGATAGTGTGTCAATCGTACCGCCGTAGCGCCTAGTTCTTTAATCAGTTCCATATCTCGGTCGTGATCTGAATTTTGAAGTGCCGACCCCTTTCCTGAAACATCCTCGTGTCGGCCAACTCCATAAAGATCAAAGTATTTACCGTTTAAGAAAAAGCCCTTATCCGGGTCAACATTAAAATACCTGAGGCCCAGGGGTTGAACAACCTGATCAATTACCTTTTTATCCTTAAGTAACGAAATTTCAACGGTGTATAAATAGGGATCTGACCTGCCTTGCCATAAGTGAGGCTTATCAAGCTCAAAAGATTGCTTAATTTCTTTTGTATCAGCATTTTCAATGCCGCTTACCTTCGAAGATATGATCTTATTTTTTTGGTCGTAGATTGTGGTCTTCAATGATAGCCCGACAGTATTTTTAATGGATAACTTACTGGCAACCTCCACCTCTGCCGATTGGTGGGAAACCTTTTTCTGTGTAATATAAACGCCCGAAGAGCCGTAATCTAATGGAGAAATGCAATCATTACCTGTTACTATGAGTGATACGGGACGATGAATACCGCCATATACATTGAAATCGCCGTGTAAGGGAATAACATCAAGGCGGTAGGCGTTGCTCACCTGTACGGTGATCGAATTTTCGCCAGGTTTAACATCATCGGTAATTTCCAAACAAAAACCGGTATAGCCGCCAATGTGGTCGCCTAAAAACTTATGGTTCAATAATATATTAGCTACGCTGTTTACGCCCTCAAAATAAAGGAAAAGCCGTTTATTTTTCCATTCCGGCTTAACATCAATAGTATTTTCATATACAGCAGCTGTTCGGTTATAATCGGCCACGCCTTTGAGCACTTCCGCTGCATTCCAGGTATGGGGTACATCTACATTTTCTTTTTGAATGTTTTGTTCAAAGTTGTATGCAAAATAAAATTGCCATTTGCTATTTAAAGGAAAAGATTGTCGGCCAGGATTAATTGGGGTTGCCACAGCCTTAATGCTTATGGCCATGATAAAAATAAAAAGGGAGATTAAATTGGTATTTTTACTTTGCATACAATTATTTTGCTACGGTTTAATCGGTAAAAAAGCCTATTTCAGCTATTTGCGCAAAGACCTGTCCA from Pedobacter endophyticus includes:
- a CDS encoding TlpA disulfide reductase family protein, with the translated sequence MKKLMLAVLTLLAVGSKAQDKFTITGTLPNAGTDKKLILSYINQEGKNSKDSTLLQDGKFTFNGLTAFGNRAYLELKPAQSEAGKKSRTDFKEFYLEKGNTTVTGKDSIANSSITGTKLQSENLAYHEKMDPIQAEYQKIVARYFKAKAAKDSVELKQISVDAKPVMANMEATLDHFISNNPDSYLTADLVLGNKMAVIDVVKFEPIYSKLSKRVLASFTGKKITDKYEKAKQFAIGKSIDFTLPDKDGNEFKLSSLKGKYVLVDFWASWCVPCRAENPFLLKAYGELKDKNFEIVGVSLDDKRANWLSAVKADNLPWKQVSDVKGFKTEVAVRFGITAIPQNVLIDPSGKVIAKDLRGENVNKLIAAHIK
- a CDS encoding discoidin domain-containing protein is translated as MKIYKPNVLAIVAIVLLAACKKDAADRETLAEGRVTFDLPATTEVVARSLDIKNITLLSMEMKAAMQSGTSSGDHYVTFATDTTKIVDYRAKYGSSALLLPTSTYLYYKPTVAISAGSTTSEPAVLNLSYQTALRAHSTYVLPLVIAAVDGQVQDPKTRRVVYYVFNTGDALYVDHTGYTLTATASSTSGTNVAGRAVDAATGTTYWASATTATLPQWVSINFGRDVTFSGLDYFFPTAVTPTLGGYTTSAKVETSSNGTTWTDKGTYTVDVNNAAKKQTIDLPSVTTARYLRFTILTSTPYVSGANTYSIGFVGGIVLRN
- a CDS encoding glycoside hydrolase family 2 protein gives rise to the protein MQSKNTNLISLFIFIMAISIKAVATPINPGRQSFPLNSKWQFYFAYNFEQNIQKENVDVPHTWNAAEVLKGVADYNRTAAVYENTIDVKPEWKNKRLFLYFEGVNSVANILLNHKFLGDHIGGYTGFCLEITDDVKPGENSITVQVSNAYRLDVIPLHGDFNVYGGIHRPVSLIVTGNDCISPLDYGSSGVYITQKKVSHQSAEVEVASKLSIKNTVGLSLKTTIYDQKNKIISSKVSGIENADTKEIKQSFELDKPHLWQGRSDPYLYTVEISLLKDKKVIDQVVQPLGLRYFNVDPDKGFFLNGKYFDLYGVGRHEDVSGKGSALQNSDHDRDMELIKELGATAVRLTHYPQNRHFYDLCDQNGIVVWSEIPFVGPGGYSGTGYVKNGNLEDNARTMLTELIRQNYNHPAICFWGIFNELKLDYDDPQPFIRELNALAKKEDPGRLTTLASNLGTREFSDLTDLMGWNQYFGWYDGYFDEVGAWADKVHGELPQKSIAVSEYGAGASPFKHMEVLEKPSPKGRFHPEEWQTAFHEQHWAAFKKRPFIWGKFIWVLADFGSSIRTEGDKNAINDKGLVTYDRGIKKDAFYFYKANWNPEPMLYIAEKRNIERSRSLTHVKVFSTANSAKLWVNGVFISEEKANDLHIIQWDNLKLSDGINHIEVSGGRGKLKLIDQCDWNLRSADKPKPIR
- a CDS encoding TlpA disulfide reductase family protein, whose protein sequence is MKKLLISLSMLLPFFVSAQKGYTLSGKVPQLKEPAKAYLAFYKDAAWRETDSVEIKNGKFEFNGNLAEPQTAIIAIRRSGAQQSGKQNDYQSFIIENSKISIEGKDSIYNAKITGSVAEKENSEREAMIKPITDKIIHLQNFYGKKDQAGVYQKSIEDRKKAGDSISKLVVKIKSINRQFVENHLNSFAGLLAYSTHVLDSKFDPVDAESLLHRFSPELQASPLGQSAINRIEIGKRRQQGAKATDFTQNDVNGKPFTLSSLRGKYVLVDFWASWCVPCRAENPNVVKAYNALKGDKFEIVSVSLDAGKDSWLNAIKTDGMPWIHVSDLKYWKNDVAVMYGISSVPQNLLIDPNGIIIAKNLRGEDLTDQLRKFIKP